The segment GATCACGATCCCCACCTTTTGGAGTACGTGCAAGATTATTTGCTATACCTTGTGCCCATTCTTTTGCTTTTTCTTTACCCAAAGTATCAATCATTGCACTTAATAAAGAGATATTATAAACATTATTTGAACTTCTTACTAAAACTTTACCTTTAAATTTAGGATCAGTTAAATCCTCATAAGTTTTAATCTCTCCATCTTTGATTCTATCTTTAGAAGCGATGATGATTCTTGCTCTTGTTGTAAAAGCATACCATTCGTTGTTTTTACCTCTTAGCTCTTTTGGAGAAAGTTTTTCTAACTCAGGCGAGCTAACCGAAACAAAAAGATTATTTGTGCGAACTTGTTCTAAATTTCCTGCATCAGCAGTCATAAATAAGTCTGCCTTTGAATTTTTACCTTCAACTTCTAATCTTTTAGCAAGCTCATTAGCTTTAGCTTGCACCACATTTACACTAATACCTGTTTTTTCTTGAAATAATTTGAAAATTCCTTTATCAGAATCATAATGACGATGAGAATAAATCGTAAGCTCTTGAGCGCTTAAACTCATAGCAGCTAATAAAGATAGTAAAACTACTTTTGCTTTCATTTTATAAATTTCCTTAATTTTAAATTTTGAAATTGATAAGGATTATTATATTAATAATTCACTTTATATTTACTTAAATTGATACACATAATCATTTTAAAGCAAAATGATTCAAAATTAACATAAATCAAGATATTTTTTCTCTCATTTTTATATAATCATCAAAAATACAATATGCAAAGGAGAAAAAATGACTCAAGAACAAATTCAAATCATCAAAGATTGTGTGCCGATTTTACAAAAAAATGGCGAAGTTTTAACTAAAGAATTTTATAAAATCATGTTTGAAGAATACCCTGAAGTAAAACCTATGTTTAATATGGAAAAACAAGCTTCAGGAGAACAACCAAAAGCTTTAGCAATGGCTATTTTAATGGCAGCAAAAAATGTAGAAAATTTAGAAAACATGAGAAGCTTTGTTGATAAAGTAGCTATCACTCATACAAAATTAAATGTCAAAGAAGAACATTACCCTATAGTAGGCGCTTGTCTTTTAAAGGCTATTAAAGTAGTATTAAATGCAGATGAAACTACACTAAAAGCTTGGGAAGAAGCTTATGGTGCTATTGCTAAATTTTACATAGACATTGAAAAAGAAATTTATGCAAAAGCTAAGTAATAATAGGCTTTGATTTCAAAGCCTAGAATTTTTCTACTGCATTTTTAGCTAGTTCTTTTATATCGCCCTTTAATTCACAAATTTGACCATTTTGTGCGAGTAAAATTCTATCAGCCATATCAAAATATACATCATCATGAGTTATAGCAAATATAGTAATGCCTTTTTGCTTCAAAAGTGGCAAAAGTTTAGTATAAAAAAACTTTCTAAACATAGGATCTTGATCGGCTGCCCACTCATCTAAGATCAAAATATCCCTTTTTTCAAGTAAAGCATTAAGCATAGCAAGACGCTTTTTTTGTCCAGCTGAGAGCTTTATAGTGCTAAAAGTATTTCCCACAAGCTCTACTTTTTCATTAAGTTCTAAAATTTCAAGCCAGTATGCCAAGTTTTCTTTGCTAAATTTCTCATCTTCTAAAACATGCTCAAACAAATGAAAATCACTAAAAATAGCACTAATTAAACTTCTATACTCGTAAATATTTTCCGAAGTTACTTTTTCATCATCTAAAAAAATATCCCCTTTAAAATCTGTAAAAAGTCCTGCTAAAATCATAGAAAAAGTAGATTTACCACTACCATTTTTACCTATTAAAAATACACATTCGCCTTTTTTAAGCTCAAAATTTACAGGTTTTAGAGCAAATTTTTCA is part of the Campylobacter sp. CNRCH_2014_0184h genome and harbors:
- a CDS encoding extracellular solute-binding protein, giving the protein MKAKVVLLSLLAAMSLSAQELTIYSHRHYDSDKGIFKLFQEKTGISVNVVQAKANELAKRLEVEGKNSKADLFMTADAGNLEQVRTNNLFVSVSSPELEKLSPKELRGKNNEWYAFTTRARIIIASKDRIKDGEIKTYEDLTDPKFKGKVLVRSSNNVYNISLLSAMIDTLGKEKAKEWAQGIANNLARTPKGGDRDQIRAIYAKEGDVAISNSYYLGHLANSKNPKDVEAANSVKVIFPNQDGRGTHINVSGIGVLKTSKNKEAAVKFIEFMLSKEAQEILTNQNYEYPVNKEVKPAKILQSWGEFKIEKPNFEAYWGNAKEALMIFDEVQWK
- the cgb gene encoding single-domain globin Cgb, whose translation is MTQEQIQIIKDCVPILQKNGEVLTKEFYKIMFEEYPEVKPMFNMEKQASGEQPKALAMAILMAAKNVENLENMRSFVDKVAITHTKLNVKEEHYPIVGACLLKAIKVVLNADETTLKAWEEAYGAIAKFYIDIEKEIYAKAK